From Sphingomonas bisphenolicum, one genomic window encodes:
- a CDS encoding DUF3617 domain-containing protein — MALRTLETGEWELRGRGEGAETRKLCVSDLRQLLQVRHGKALCRSFTISDDAHAITVTYDCAAAGNGRTDLRVETNKLVQIRSQGVAQGAPFAFAAEGRRVGDCS, encoded by the coding sequence ATGGCGCTGCGCACGCTGGAAACCGGCGAATGGGAGTTGCGCGGCCGTGGCGAAGGCGCGGAGACGCGCAAGCTATGCGTCAGCGACCTGCGCCAGTTGCTGCAGGTACGGCATGGCAAGGCGCTCTGTCGCAGTTTCACCATCAGCGACGACGCGCATGCGATCACGGTTACCTATGATTGCGCGGCGGCGGGCAATGGGCGTACCGACCTGCGCGTGGAAACCAACAAACTGGTCCAGATCCGGTCGCAGGGGGTGGCGCAGGGCGCGCCCTTCGCCTTCGCCGCGGAAGGGCGGCGCGTCGGCGACTGTTCCTGA
- the fliQ gene encoding flagellar biosynthesis protein FliQ, giving the protein MENADFFMGLAQQALWITALAAAPVLIPALIAGLIIGMVQAATSINEQTLSFIPKIIVVGGMLALFGGSIMVLIADFTREIFERIPDLLQ; this is encoded by the coding sequence ATGGAAAATGCCGATTTCTTCATGGGGTTGGCCCAACAGGCGCTGTGGATCACGGCGCTGGCTGCTGCGCCCGTGCTGATTCCGGCGCTGATCGCGGGCCTCATTATCGGCATGGTGCAGGCCGCGACCTCGATCAACGAACAGACATTGAGCTTCATTCCCAAGATCATCGTCGTCGGCGGTATGCTGGCGCTGTTCGGCGGGTCGATCATGGTGCTGATCGCCGACTTCACCCGCGAAATCTTCGAACGCATCCCGGACCTGCTCCAGTGA
- the fliN gene encoding flagellar motor switch protein FliN: MSDMSEAPRMERGEDPVSRMTNNRQFKLLADIPVRMSVEVGSTSLRLAEVMDLAEGSIVELDRQADDLLDIMVNGALIAKGEVVTVNGRYGIRIVDIAATENRLAGIERRG; this comes from the coding sequence ATGAGCGACATGAGCGAAGCGCCCCGCATGGAGCGTGGCGAAGATCCGGTGAGCCGGATGACCAACAACCGCCAGTTCAAGCTGCTGGCCGATATCCCCGTCCGCATGTCGGTGGAGGTCGGCTCCACCTCGCTGCGCCTGGCCGAAGTCATGGACCTGGCCGAAGGCAGCATCGTCGAACTGGACCGCCAGGCCGACGATCTGCTCGACATCATGGTCAATGGCGCGCTGATCGCAAAGGGGGAGGTGGTGACGGTGAACGGCCGTTATGGCATCCGCATCGTCGATATCGCCGCGACCGAAAATCGCCTCGCCGGCATCGAACGGCGCGGCTGA
- the fliD gene encoding flagellar filament capping protein FliD, which produces MTSVGSSILTALNAGSGIDTSALVSSLVSATREPKQTAITSRQTLNSSRISALASAISSLDTFADALTEVLSGAAYTGTAASNDASIASVTLLSGGSPSGLPAQLTVDQLASARVYSSAATSGATGSTVIGTGSFTITNAAGEATTITLDSSNNTFAGLAAAINAGDTGVTARVVTDTQGTRLVFKGATGADNDFTISTSADDSSSILGGMSFTSSSTPQNAKITLDGVAYEYASNTIDDAIPYLRIDLNKASPGTTVTLSMSQPTAGLSDLLKEFVDAYNTLMKALNTATATGADSSSAGVLNGVAGVRDMKRQLASITSTQLSATGTYKTLSDIGVSTNRDGTLTLDTARLATAMETDPEGVTNMVNPKVSTTASPGLSALMDTVRDNIEKDDGPLKTAQKRYDAEAEEFTKQLEDLDEKMTNYQEHLTTIYAAMETRLSALKATQSYLEQQIEVWNNSNSN; this is translated from the coding sequence ATGACTTCGGTAGGCAGCAGCATTTTGACGGCGCTCAACGCAGGGTCGGGTATCGACACCTCGGCGTTGGTCTCCAGTCTGGTGAGCGCGACCCGCGAGCCCAAGCAGACGGCGATCACCAGCCGCCAGACGCTCAACAGCTCACGCATTTCGGCGCTGGCTTCCGCCATCAGCTCGCTCGACACCTTTGCCGACGCCCTGACCGAAGTGCTGTCGGGCGCCGCCTATACCGGCACGGCCGCCTCCAACGACGCCAGCATCGCATCGGTCACCCTGTTGAGCGGCGGCAGCCCCAGCGGCCTGCCCGCCCAGTTGACGGTCGATCAGCTCGCTTCGGCCCGCGTCTATTCCTCCGCCGCAACCAGCGGCGCGACCGGCAGCACCGTGATCGGCACCGGCAGCTTCACCATCACCAACGCGGCCGGCGAAGCAACCACGATCACGCTCGATTCGAGCAACAACACATTTGCCGGCCTCGCCGCCGCCATCAATGCCGGCGACACCGGCGTCACGGCGCGGGTCGTCACCGATACGCAGGGCACGCGCCTGGTCTTCAAGGGCGCGACCGGTGCCGACAATGATTTCACGATCAGCACCAGCGCCGACGACAGCAGCAGCATCCTGGGCGGCATGAGCTTCACCAGCTCCTCCACCCCGCAGAACGCCAAGATCACGCTCGACGGCGTGGCCTATGAATATGCCAGCAACACGATCGACGATGCGATCCCCTATCTGCGGATCGACCTGAACAAGGCGTCGCCCGGCACCACCGTGACCCTGTCGATGAGCCAGCCCACGGCCGGTCTGTCCGATCTGCTCAAGGAATTTGTCGACGCCTACAATACGTTGATGAAGGCACTGAACACCGCAACGGCGACCGGTGCGGATTCGTCCAGTGCTGGCGTGCTGAACGGCGTGGCCGGCGTGCGCGACATGAAGCGCCAGTTGGCGTCGATCACGTCGACCCAGTTGTCGGCGACCGGCACCTACAAGACGCTGTCGGACATCGGCGTGTCGACCAATCGCGACGGCACGCTGACGCTCGACACCGCCCGGCTGGCCACGGCGATGGAAACCGACCCGGAAGGCGTCACCAACATGGTGAATCCCAAGGTGTCGACCACCGCCAGCCCCGGCCTATCCGCTCTGATGGACACCGTCCGCGACAATATCGAGAAGGACGACGGCCCGCTCAAGACCGCGCAGAAGCGCTACGACGCGGAGGCCGAGGAATTTACCAAGCAGCTCGAAGATCTGGATGAGAAGATGACCAATTATCAGGAGCATCTGACCACCATCTACGCAGCGATGGAGACGCGGCTGTCCGCGCTCAAGGCGACGCAAAGCTACCTCGAACAGCAGATCGAGGTCTGGAACAATAGCAACAGCAATTAA
- a CDS encoding FliO/MopB family protein, which yields MFWYFVKLLILLPLVGGMAFGALWLWRKYQPGMMAGQGDRSLKLLEALPMGAFGKLAVVEFEGKKILLSVTRSRIEKIAEGDHVRLR from the coding sequence ATGTTCTGGTATTTCGTCAAACTGCTGATCCTGCTGCCGCTGGTGGGCGGCATGGCCTTTGGCGCGCTGTGGCTGTGGCGCAAATATCAGCCCGGCATGATGGCGGGGCAGGGCGACCGGTCCCTGAAGCTGCTCGAAGCGCTGCCGATGGGCGCCTTCGGCAAGCTGGCCGTGGTCGAGTTCGAGGGCAAGAAGATCCTGCTGTCCGTCACCCGCAGCCGGATCGAGAAGATCGCGGAAGGCGATCATGTCCGCCTGCGCTGA
- a CDS encoding glycosyltransferase family 87 protein, protein MANRLHLLWVGAALLLLVFVPAYISTLTPGHGIPRDGTSLVVGRDFLNIWMYGRAAWEANPQRYYDMDAYLAALGPIVGGGYPGQLWSYPPVAMLVAAPFGLLPYLPALALWTLCGTVAFLVALRLWTRAWRVVALPLAAPAALLGVMSGQFALFAAAILLTVLRWRDSRPWLAGALVGLLLVKPQLALLVPILFLATRNWRAFAAAALSSLVLAAIVALLWGVDIWRIYVATGIANQSLVLSDPDHLAGPFMPTLFMNLRVVGVPVSLASGLQMALSLLAATLVWLRFRHRPAATDLSANLLFLACAVSATPYMLSYDTLSFAAMAVLALAVGQGGRIVPNLAFFLPLLQLAAGMAGLPGPGLIPIAVALYLMREKNMHDALKFNRARP, encoded by the coding sequence ATGGCAAACCGGCTGCACCTCTTATGGGTCGGTGCGGCCCTGTTGCTGCTGGTCTTCGTCCCCGCCTATATATCAACCCTGACGCCGGGGCACGGCATCCCGCGTGACGGCACTTCGCTGGTGGTCGGGCGCGATTTCCTCAATATCTGGATGTACGGCCGCGCCGCGTGGGAGGCGAACCCGCAGCGCTATTACGACATGGACGCCTATCTCGCCGCGCTGGGGCCGATTGTGGGCGGCGGATATCCCGGTCAGCTCTGGTCCTATCCGCCGGTCGCCATGTTGGTCGCCGCGCCATTTGGCCTGCTGCCCTATCTGCCCGCGCTGGCGCTGTGGACATTGTGTGGAACCGTCGCCTTCCTTGTCGCACTCCGCCTGTGGACGCGCGCATGGCGGGTCGTCGCCCTGCCGCTGGCCGCGCCCGCCGCGTTGCTGGGCGTCATGTCCGGCCAGTTCGCGCTGTTCGCCGCCGCGATCCTCCTGACCGTGCTGCGCTGGCGCGACAGCCGACCCTGGCTGGCCGGGGCGCTGGTCGGCCTGTTGCTGGTCAAGCCGCAGCTGGCCTTGCTCGTCCCGATCCTGTTCCTCGCCACCCGCAACTGGCGCGCCTTCGCCGCGGCCGCCCTGTCCAGCCTGGTGCTGGCGGCGATCGTCGCGCTGCTGTGGGGTGTCGATATCTGGCGCATTTATGTCGCAACCGGCATTGCCAACCAGTCGCTGGTCCTCAGCGATCCCGACCATCTCGCCGGCCCGTTCATGCCGACCCTCTTCATGAACCTGCGCGTCGTCGGAGTCCCTGTCTCGCTGGCGAGCGGGCTGCAAATGGCGCTCAGCCTGCTGGCCGCCACGCTTGTCTGGCTGCGCTTCCGCCACCGGCCTGCCGCCACCGACCTGTCGGCCAACCTGCTGTTCCTCGCCTGCGCCGTGTCGGCCACGCCCTATATGCTCTCCTACGACACCCTGTCCTTCGCTGCGATGGCGGTGCTGGCGCTCGCCGTCGGGCAGGGCGGCCGGATCGTGCCGAACCTGGCTTTTTTCCTGCCTTTGCTGCAACTGGCTGCCGGCATGGCAGGGCTGCCCGGCCCCGGCCTCATTCCCATCGCGGTCGCCCTTTATCTGATGCGCGAAAAAAATATGCATGATGCATTAAAGTTTAACCGCGCTCGTCCGTAA
- the hslO gene encoding Hsp33 family molecular chaperone HslO, with protein sequence MTSAAHLDQALGFTITSRHARGRLVRLGPVLDQVLAAHAYPPAIERLLASALVLAALLGSTLKQANGQLTLQAQTENGVVSLLVADYKDGDLRGYAKFDADRLAEQGADPTLFGLFGKGYLAITFDQAVSGERYQGIVPLEGQSLAQAAEHYFFQSEQIPSVIQIATRHDKGAGCVAAGMLLQHLPEGEVGRERLHVRHDHPEWEHVQALAQTLKPDELTDDALPLTDIVWRLFHEEEEVRATDPTPLAKGCRCDINHIRDVIGRFSASERLEMADEKGIIGVDCAFCSRLFPLALDSFVAH encoded by the coding sequence TTGACGTCTGCCGCCCATCTCGACCAGGCCCTTGGCTTCACCATCACCTCGCGCCACGCGCGCGGCCGGCTCGTGCGACTGGGGCCGGTGCTCGATCAGGTGCTGGCCGCCCATGCCTATCCGCCCGCGATCGAACGGCTGCTCGCCTCCGCCCTTGTCCTGGCGGCGCTGCTGGGCAGCACCTTGAAGCAAGCAAACGGCCAGCTGACCTTGCAGGCGCAGACCGAAAATGGCGTCGTCAGCCTGCTGGTGGCCGATTACAAGGATGGCGACCTGCGCGGCTATGCCAAGTTCGATGCCGACCGGCTGGCCGAGCAGGGTGCCGATCCGACCCTGTTCGGCCTGTTCGGCAAGGGCTATCTGGCGATCACCTTCGACCAGGCGGTGAGCGGCGAGCGCTATCAGGGCATCGTCCCGCTGGAGGGCCAGTCGCTGGCGCAGGCTGCCGAACATTATTTCTTCCAGTCCGAACAAATCCCCAGCGTGATCCAGATCGCGACCCGGCATGACAAGGGCGCAGGCTGCGTCGCGGCCGGTATGCTGCTCCAGCATCTGCCGGAGGGCGAGGTTGGGCGCGAGCGGCTGCATGTCCGCCACGACCATCCGGAATGGGAACATGTCCAGGCGCTGGCCCAGACGCTGAAGCCGGACGAACTGACCGACGACGCCCTGCCGCTGACCGATATCGTGTGGCGCTTGTTCCATGAGGAAGAGGAAGTGCGGGCGACCGATCCGACGCCGCTCGCCAAGGGCTGCCGCTGCGATATCAACCATATCCGCGACGTGATCGGCCGGTTTTCGGCCAGCGAACGGCTCGAAATGGCGGACGAAAAGGGCATTATCGGCGTGGATTGCGCCTTCTGCTCGCGCCTGTTTCCGCTCGCGCTCGACAGTTTCGTTGCGCATTGA
- the fliP gene encoding flagellar type III secretion system pore protein FliP (The bacterial flagellar biogenesis protein FliP forms a type III secretion system (T3SS)-type pore required for flagellar assembly.): MILLAVLLFTVPAFAQAAPAAAPPVDNSGALSRAMGQISGDGRSLSLSLQILVLMSLLTVLPSLVLMMTSFTRIIIVLSLLRQALGLQQTPPNQVLVGLTLFLSLFVMRPAIDTINAQAFDPYGKGQISIEEAVGRSGKVLHGFMSKQTRESDLKLFQNLAKAPAFRTPDDIPFTILLPAFVTSELKTAFQIGFMIFLPFLIIDLVVASTLMALGMMMLSPTIISMPFKLLLFVLVDGWALTMGSLAGSFAT, translated from the coding sequence ATGATCCTTCTTGCGGTCCTGCTCTTCACCGTCCCCGCCTTTGCCCAGGCCGCGCCCGCCGCCGCACCACCCGTCGATAACAGCGGCGCATTGAGCCGCGCTATGGGTCAGATTTCGGGCGACGGCCGCTCGCTTTCGCTCAGCCTTCAGATCCTCGTCCTGATGAGCCTGCTGACGGTGCTGCCGTCGCTCGTGCTCATGATGACCAGCTTCACCCGCATCATCATCGTCCTGTCGCTGCTGCGCCAGGCGCTGGGCCTGCAACAAACCCCGCCCAACCAGGTGCTGGTCGGTCTGACCCTCTTCCTCTCGCTGTTCGTGATGCGCCCCGCGATCGACACCATCAATGCGCAGGCCTTCGATCCCTATGGCAAGGGCCAGATCAGCATCGAGGAAGCGGTCGGCCGCTCGGGCAAGGTGCTGCACGGCTTCATGTCGAAGCAGACGCGCGAAAGCGACCTCAAGCTGTTCCAGAATCTCGCCAAGGCGCCCGCCTTCCGCACGCCCGACGACATTCCCTTCACGATCCTGCTACCCGCCTTCGTCACCAGCGAATTGAAGACCGCGTTCCAGATCGGCTTCATGATCTTCCTGCCCTTCCTCATCATCGACCTGGTCGTCGCGTCCACGCTGATGGCGCTGGGCATGATGATGCTGTCGCCCACGATCATATCCATGCCGTTCAAGCTCTTATTGTTCGTGCTGGTCGATGGCTGGGCGCTGACCATGGGGTCGCTCGCGGGATCATTCGCGACATGA
- a CDS encoding aspartate aminotransferase family protein: MSITPLMPVYPRCDVRPVRGEGCYLIGDRGERYLDFASGIAVNLLGHGHPKLVKTIADQAATLMHTSNLYGSPLGEAFAQTLVDNSFADTVFFTNSGAEAVECAIKTARRYHYANGEAHRHKIISFDNAFHGRTLGTISATSQPKMRDGFEPLLPGFQVVPFNDLDAALAAIDDNTAGFLLEPVQGEGGVTPATVAFLTGLRKACDEHGLLLILDEVQCGYARTGTFFAHEQYGITPDIMAVAKGIGAGFPLGACLATEEAAKGMVFGTHGSTYGGNPLAMAVGQTVLEEVLADGFLDHVKAMGARLRAALEQLIPNHDAMFEDVRGMGLMLGVKMKDAYDARAFVGHLRDHHGLLAVSAGQNVLRILPPLVIEESHIAECIEKISAGARTFADAKAA, translated from the coding sequence ATGTCGATTACGCCGCTCATGCCCGTTTACCCCCGGTGCGATGTCCGTCCGGTGCGAGGCGAGGGCTGCTATCTGATCGGGGATCGCGGCGAGCGTTATCTCGACTTTGCCAGCGGCATCGCGGTCAACCTGCTCGGCCATGGCCATCCCAAGCTGGTCAAGACGATCGCCGATCAGGCCGCGACGCTGATGCATACGTCTAACCTCTACGGGTCGCCGCTTGGGGAGGCGTTCGCGCAGACGCTGGTGGACAACAGCTTCGCCGACACCGTCTTCTTCACCAATTCGGGCGCCGAAGCGGTCGAATGCGCGATCAAGACCGCGCGTCGCTATCATTATGCGAACGGCGAAGCGCACCGGCACAAGATCATCAGCTTCGACAACGCCTTTCACGGGCGGACGCTGGGGACGATTTCGGCCACCAGCCAACCCAAGATGCGCGACGGTTTCGAACCGCTGCTGCCCGGCTTCCAGGTCGTGCCGTTCAACGATCTCGATGCGGCGCTGGCGGCAATCGACGACAATACGGCCGGATTCCTGCTGGAGCCGGTGCAGGGCGAAGGCGGCGTGACGCCCGCGACGGTCGCGTTCCTGACCGGCCTGCGCAAGGCATGCGACGAACATGGCCTGCTGCTGATCCTGGATGAGGTCCAGTGCGGCTATGCGCGCACCGGCACCTTCTTCGCGCATGAGCAATATGGCATCACCCCGGACATCATGGCGGTCGCCAAGGGCATCGGCGCGGGCTTCCCGCTCGGTGCCTGCCTCGCGACCGAGGAAGCGGCCAAGGGCATGGTCTTCGGCACCCACGGCTCCACCTATGGCGGCAACCCGCTTGCCATGGCGGTGGGCCAGACCGTGTTGGAAGAGGTGCTGGCCGACGGATTCCTGGACCATGTGAAGGCGATGGGCGCGCGCCTGCGTGCGGCGCTGGAGCAGCTCATCCCCAATCATGACGCCATGTTCGAGGATGTGCGCGGCATGGGGCTGATGCTGGGGGTCAAGATGAAGGACGCCTATGATGCGCGCGCCTTCGTCGGCCATCTGCGCGACCATCATGGCCTGCTGGCAGTGTCGGCGGGGCAGAATGTGCTGCGCATCCTGCCGCCCCTCGTCATCGAGGAAAGCCATATCGCCGAATGTATCGAGAAGATCTCCGCCGGCGCGCGGACCTTCGCCGACGCCAAGGCGGCATAA
- the flhB gene encoding flagellar type III secretion system protein FlhB, with protein sequence MADSPGGGEKTEKPTQKKLDDAAKKGDILQSRELGTALVVMAGIAWLAITGPSLIDALSDMLTDALRFRREDIIDFSPAARGAELLGAIALPAAGVMLATFIAAIAAPALLGSLGFRPGAFAPKASKMNPAAGIKKIFGTQGLIELVKSIAKIGLLGSIGIWFIWDRLTEITALGKMGVAPAMADLGNLFILTCLVMAGGLFLIAGIDVPAQIMQRAKRLGMSKQEIKDEHKESEGSPEMKGQLRRRQFEVLNGSTRQAVAEASVIITNPTHFAVALRYKPGVDAAPIVVARGCDAIAAAIRELADQNGVTVLQYPDLARAIYFTSRAGQIVNEGLYMAVATVLAFVFRVENKMATEMDRPFITVPEDLRFNADGRKQ encoded by the coding sequence ATGGCGGACAGTCCAGGCGGCGGCGAAAAGACCGAGAAACCGACCCAGAAGAAACTGGATGACGCCGCCAAGAAGGGCGACATCCTCCAGTCGCGCGAGTTGGGCACGGCGCTGGTGGTGATGGCCGGCATCGCCTGGCTGGCGATCACCGGCCCGTCGCTGATCGACGCCCTGTCGGACATGCTGACCGACGCGCTGCGCTTCCGTCGCGAGGATATTATCGACTTCTCGCCGGCCGCGCGGGGGGCCGAACTGCTCGGCGCGATCGCCCTGCCGGCGGCGGGCGTCATGCTCGCCACCTTCATCGCCGCGATCGCCGCGCCCGCCTTGCTCGGCTCGCTCGGCTTTCGTCCCGGCGCCTTCGCGCCCAAGGCGTCGAAGATGAACCCGGCGGCGGGCATCAAGAAGATTTTCGGCACGCAGGGCCTGATCGAACTGGTGAAATCCATCGCCAAGATCGGCCTGCTGGGCAGCATCGGCATCTGGTTCATCTGGGATCGGCTGACGGAGATCACGGCGCTGGGCAAGATGGGCGTCGCGCCCGCCATGGCGGACCTGGGCAATCTGTTCATCCTGACCTGTCTGGTGATGGCGGGCGGGCTGTTCCTGATCGCGGGCATCGATGTCCCCGCCCAGATCATGCAGCGCGCCAAGCGGCTGGGCATGAGCAAGCAGGAGATCAAGGACGAGCATAAGGAAAGCGAAGGCTCGCCTGAAATGAAAGGGCAATTGCGGCGCCGCCAGTTCGAGGTGCTGAACGGCTCCACCCGCCAGGCGGTGGCGGAGGCCAGCGTCATCATCACCAACCCGACCCATTTCGCCGTCGCCCTGCGCTACAAGCCGGGCGTCGACGCCGCCCCGATCGTGGTCGCGCGCGGCTGCGACGCGATCGCCGCGGCGATCCGTGAATTGGCGGACCAGAATGGCGTGACCGTCCTGCAATATCCCGACTTGGCGCGTGCCATCTACTTCACCTCGCGCGCCGGACAGATTGTGAATGAAGGGTTATATATGGCGGTGGCGACCGTCCTGGCCTTCGTCTTCCGCGTGGAAAACAAGATGGCGACCGAAATGGACCGGCCCTTCATCACCGTGCCCGAAGATCTGCGGTTCAACGCGGATGGACGCAAGCAATAA
- the argF gene encoding ornithine carbamoyltransferase: protein MTKHFLNLSDAGGDAIAAMIADAIDRKAARAGKPKGAADADAPLAGHTLAMIFEKNSTRTRVSFDMAIRQLGGSSLILEGATSQIGRGETIADTARVLSRMCDAIMIRTDDHAKIEEMAHYATVPVINGLTDLSHPCQIVADLLTVVEHGLALPGSQWAWLGDGNNVLHSIVEAAGLLKFDVRMGIPDGYDPDPAFAQAAQASGSTITLTRDAAEAVRGADVVVTDTWISMGQSHAQEKLAAMMPYQVTPDLMAQAKPQAKFLHCLPAHRGEEVVAQVIDGPQSLIWDEAENRIHAQKSVLLWALGRLG from the coding sequence ATGACCAAGCATTTCCTGAATCTCTCCGATGCGGGCGGCGACGCCATCGCCGCGATGATCGCGGACGCCATCGACCGGAAGGCCGCGCGGGCGGGCAAGCCCAAGGGCGCGGCGGATGCCGACGCGCCGCTGGCCGGCCACACGCTGGCGATGATCTTCGAAAAGAACAGCACCCGCACCCGCGTCAGCTTCGATATGGCGATTCGGCAGCTGGGCGGCTCGTCCCTGATCCTCGAAGGCGCGACCAGCCAGATCGGTCGTGGCGAGACGATTGCGGACACCGCGCGGGTTCTGTCGCGTATGTGCGACGCGATCATGATCCGCACCGACGATCATGCCAAGATCGAGGAAATGGCGCACTATGCCACCGTCCCGGTCATCAATGGGCTGACCGACCTGTCGCATCCTTGCCAGATCGTCGCCGACCTGCTGACCGTGGTCGAACATGGGCTGGCGCTGCCGGGCAGCCAATGGGCCTGGCTGGGCGACGGCAACAACGTCCTCCATTCGATCGTAGAGGCGGCCGGCCTGCTCAAGTTCGACGTCCGCATGGGCATCCCCGACGGCTACGATCCCGATCCGGCCTTTGCGCAGGCGGCGCAGGCCTCCGGCTCGACCATCACCCTGACCCGCGACGCGGCCGAGGCCGTCCGCGGCGCGGACGTCGTCGTCACCGATACCTGGATTTCCATGGGCCAGTCCCATGCGCAAGAAAAGCTGGCGGCGATGATGCCCTATCAGGTAACGCCCGATCTGATGGCGCAGGCCAAGCCACAGGCCAAATTCCTCCACTGCCTGCCTGCCCATCGCGGCGAGGAAGTGGTTGCGCAGGTTATCGACGGCCCGCAATCCCTGATCTGGGACGAGGCGGAAAACCGCATCCATGCCCAGAAATCGGTGCTGCTCTGGGCATTGGGGCGCCTCGGTTGA
- the fliR gene encoding flagellar biosynthetic protein FliR — protein MIAPGFAGVENQLWVWLIAMIRPGAAFIAAPVFGAPAVPLQLRLILSLALGLAALNSVTITLPQDGVASFEGVMMVAGEVMAGLALGFAVQIGYAAAFVAGETIGNAMGLNFAAMVDPSSGQSTQVLGTFLSILATFLLLGMDGHLLLASFVVQSYQAIPPGAGILSNDTVWRLISFGGALLGAGVTVALPVAFALVLVQVVMGMLARAAPSLNLFAVGMPVAMMAGLILLAIATPIMAEGMTASLKAGLEEAQSIAEGR, from the coding sequence ATGATCGCGCCGGGCTTCGCCGGGGTCGAAAACCAGCTCTGGGTCTGGCTGATCGCCATGATCCGGCCGGGCGCGGCCTTCATCGCCGCGCCGGTCTTCGGCGCGCCCGCCGTCCCGCTGCAACTGCGCCTGATCCTCAGCCTGGCGCTGGGCCTCGCCGCGCTCAATAGCGTCACCATCACCCTGCCGCAGGACGGCGTCGCCAGCTTCGAAGGCGTGATGATGGTCGCGGGCGAAGTCATGGCGGGCCTCGCCTTGGGGTTTGCGGTCCAGATCGGCTATGCCGCCGCCTTCGTCGCGGGGGAGACAATCGGCAACGCCATGGGCCTCAATTTCGCGGCGATGGTCGATCCCTCGTCGGGCCAGTCGACCCAGGTGCTGGGCACTTTCCTCTCGATCCTCGCTACCTTCCTGCTGCTCGGCATGGACGGTCATCTGCTGCTCGCCAGCTTCGTGGTGCAAAGCTATCAGGCGATCCCGCCCGGCGCTGGCATATTGTCGAACGACACCGTCTGGCGCCTCATCTCCTTCGGCGGCGCGCTGCTGGGCGCAGGCGTCACCGTGGCGCTGCCGGTCGCTTTCGCGCTGGTGCTGGTGCAGGTGGTGATGGGGATGCTGGCCCGCGCCGCACCCTCGCTCAACCTGTTCGCGGTCGGGATGCCGGTGGCGATGATGGCGGGCCTGATCCTGCTCGCCATCGCCACGCCGATCATGGCTGAAGGCATGACCGCCTCGCTCAAGGCCGGGCTGGAAGAAGCCCAGTCGATCGCGGAAGGACGATAA
- a CDS encoding flagellar export chaperone FliS encodes MFYNQGYAGASAARRYAAVHSGSRTEGATPHALVKILFDELLQALEAAALAERNGDRVKVSDKQARAMSILFALESSLDFDKGGDISVGLAQIYREARRLLLVGAKERSAEPVDQAHAIIAEIAEAWNQIGR; translated from the coding sequence ATGTTCTACAATCAGGGTTATGCAGGCGCCAGCGCGGCACGCCGTTACGCCGCTGTCCATTCGGGCAGCCGCACCGAAGGCGCTACGCCACATGCATTGGTGAAAATCCTGTTCGACGAGTTGCTGCAGGCGCTCGAAGCGGCGGCGCTGGCCGAGCGCAACGGCGACCGGGTCAAGGTGTCGGACAAGCAGGCGCGGGCGATGTCGATCCTGTTCGCGCTCGAATCGAGCCTGGACTTCGACAAGGGCGGCGACATTTCGGTCGGCCTGGCGCAAATCTACCGCGAAGCGCGCCGGCTGCTGCTGGTCGGCGCCAAGGAACGGTCTGCCGAGCCGGTCGATCAGGCCCACGCCATCATCGCCGAAATCGCTGAAGCCTGGAACCAGATCGGTCGTTGA